Proteins encoded within one genomic window of Gallus gallus isolate bGalGal1 chromosome 1, bGalGal1.mat.broiler.GRCg7b, whole genome shotgun sequence:
- the B3GAT1L gene encoding beta-1,3-glucuronyltransferase 1-like, with the protein MLRRRNLLTTLLIVLPWALLLTLWHQYPTTRYLSLLRKDTDENVTSKALLNGTSALREEGFPSCIRQQQSIGATPKVIQNYVYSRPPPWSDTLPTIFVITPTYTRPVQKAELTRLANTFLHVQNLHWVVVEDSPRRTNLVSNLLEKAGLNFTHLNVETPKSLKLGLSWIPSHTPRGTLQRNLGLHWLRDSFSNTAPPEGVVYFADDDNTYSLELFEEMRYTRRVSVWPVAFVGGLRYESPKVSPAGKVVGWKTVFDPNRPFAIDMAGFAISIKLILEKPQASFKLEGVKGGYQETSLLKDLVTMDGLEPKAANCTKVLVWHTRTERPTLVNEGKRGFTDPRVEV; encoded by the exons ATGCTGAGGAGACGAAACCTGCTTACTACGCTCCTGATTGTCTTGCCATGGGCTCTTCTCCTAACCTTGTGGCACCAGTACCCAACCACCCGCTACCTCAGCCTGCTGAGAA AAGACACAGATGAGAACGTGACCTCTAAAGCTCTCCTCAATGGTACATCTGCACTGAGAGAAGAAGGCTTTCCATCATGCATTCGGCAGCAGCAGAGCATAGGGGCAACGCCTAAAGTCATCCAGAATTATGTGTACTCCAGGCCTCCCCCATGGTCAGACACCCTGCCGACCATATTCGTTATCACCCCTACCTACACTCGGCCGGTACAAAAAGCTGAGCTGACCCGGCTGGCCAACACCTTCCTGCACGTACAGAACCTGCACTGGGTGGTGGTGGAGGACTCACCCCGAAGGACCAACCTAGTGTCCAACCTGCTGGAGAAGGCAGGCCTCAATTTCACCCACCTCAATGTGGAGACGCCCAAGAGCCTGAAGCTGGGGCTGTCCTGGATCCCATCCCACACCCCACGGGGGACGCTGCAGAGGAACCTGGGGCTGCACTGGCTGAGGGACAGCTTCAGCAACACAGCACCACCAGAAGGGGTAGTGTATTTTGCTGATGATGATAACACTTACAGCCTGGAGCTGTTTGAAGAG ATGCGCTACACAAGGAGGGTGTCAGTCTGGCCAGTGGCGTTCGTTGGGGGGCTGCGGTACGAATCCCCAAAAGTGAGCCCAGCTGGGAAAGTGGTGGGATGGAAAACCGTCTTTGACCCTAATCGGCCCTTTGCTATTGATATGGCTGGATTTGCTATCAGCATCAAGCTGATCTTGGAGAAGCCTCAAGCCAGTTTCAAGCTGGAGGGAGTTAAAGGAGGTTACCAGGAAACCAGTCTGCTGAAGGATTTAGTGACTATGGATGGGCTGGAGCCCAAAGCAGCCAACTGCACAAAG GTGTTGGTTTGGCACACAAGAACTGAGAGGCCCACTCTGGTTAATGAAGGCAAGCGCGGATTTACAGACCCCAGGGTGGAGGTGTAA